A genomic segment from Thermococcus sp. LS1 encodes:
- a CDS encoding DUF357 domain-containing protein — protein sequence MEREITEEKLQKYFRITEEALRTLEIAVHEKSLLRSVAEDFLTMARSYFEDAKYYYKKGDYVTAFAALNYAHGFIDAGVRLGVFRGEDDRLFAFG from the coding sequence GTGGAGCGAGAGATAACCGAGGAAAAGCTCCAGAAGTACTTTAGAATCACTGAGGAGGCGCTTAGGACGCTTGAGATAGCTGTCCACGAAAAGAGTCTTTTGAGGAGCGTTGCGGAGGACTTCCTCACTATGGCGAGGAGCTATTTTGAAGATGCTAAATACTACTACAAGAAAGGCGACTATGTAACGGCTTTCGCCGCGCTCAACTACGCCCACGGCTTTATCGATGCCGGAGTAAGACTCGGAGTCTTTAGGGGAGAAGACGATAGGCTATTTGCTTTTGGCTGA
- the pyrG gene encoding glutamine hydrolyzing CTP synthase — MTKFIFVTGGVVSGLGKGITSASLGMLMKARGFRTTNIKIDPYLNYDAGTMNPYQHGEVFVLDDGGEVDLDLGNYERFLDMSLTFDHNITTGKVYSAVIEKERRGDYLGATVQVIPHITNEIKERIREIARDYDVVVVEIGGTVGDIESMPFLEAARQMQLEEGRDNVAFVHVTYVPKLRVVGEQKTKPTQHSVKELRSLGIQPDAIVARSEDPLEEGARRKISLFTNVPPEAVISAYDVEDTYEVPLMLEKEGLARYITKRLGLPEREPELDAWREMVERYKSLTDTVEIAIVGKYVKLSDSYLSIKEALKHSSVANGVKVKIRWVEAEDVEKHGVKLLEGVDGIIVPGGFGARGTEGKMMAARYARENDIPFLGICFGFQLTVVEFARNVLGLKGAHSTEIDPQTPYPVVDLMPEQRGLDKLGGTMRLGAYPVKIKPNTLARELYGKELIYERHRHRWEVNPEFIERFEKAGLVFSGVAGDDERRMEILELPEKRYFIATQFHPEFKSRPMNPAPVFRGLVKAAKEKKFGD; from the coding sequence ATGACCAAGTTCATATTCGTCACGGGTGGTGTCGTTAGCGGTCTTGGAAAAGGTATAACCAGCGCTTCTCTCGGTATGCTCATGAAAGCTAGAGGTTTCAGAACGACCAACATTAAAATCGACCCCTACTTGAACTATGACGCCGGGACAATGAACCCCTACCAGCACGGGGAAGTCTTTGTGCTCGACGATGGCGGGGAGGTTGACCTCGACCTCGGCAACTACGAGCGCTTCCTTGACATGAGCCTGACCTTCGACCACAACATCACCACGGGCAAGGTTTACTCCGCCGTTATCGAGAAGGAAAGGAGAGGGGATTACCTCGGCGCGACGGTTCAGGTCATACCGCACATCACCAACGAGATAAAGGAGCGCATAAGGGAAATAGCGAGGGACTATGATGTCGTTGTTGTTGAGATAGGCGGAACCGTCGGCGACATCGAGAGCATGCCGTTCCTTGAGGCGGCAAGGCAGATGCAGCTTGAGGAAGGCAGGGATAACGTTGCCTTCGTGCATGTAACCTACGTCCCCAAGCTCCGCGTTGTCGGTGAGCAGAAGACCAAGCCAACCCAGCACAGCGTCAAGGAGCTCAGGAGCTTGGGAATCCAGCCCGATGCCATAGTTGCCCGTTCCGAAGACCCACTCGAGGAGGGTGCAAGGAGGAAGATAAGCCTCTTCACAAACGTTCCGCCGGAGGCCGTTATAAGCGCCTACGACGTCGAGGACACTTACGAGGTTCCACTCATGCTTGAGAAGGAGGGCCTTGCGAGATACATCACCAAGAGGCTCGGTCTTCCTGAGAGGGAGCCCGAGCTAGATGCCTGGCGCGAGATGGTGGAGAGGTACAAGTCCCTCACCGACACCGTCGAGATAGCCATTGTTGGCAAATACGTCAAGCTCTCCGACTCGTATCTCAGCATAAAGGAAGCCTTGAAGCACTCCAGCGTGGCCAACGGCGTCAAGGTCAAGATCCGCTGGGTAGAGGCGGAGGACGTCGAGAAACATGGGGTTAAGCTCCTTGAGGGTGTGGATGGCATAATAGTGCCTGGAGGCTTTGGAGCAAGGGGAACCGAGGGCAAGATGATGGCCGCCCGCTACGCTAGGGAGAACGACATCCCGTTCCTCGGCATATGCTTTGGCTTCCAGCTGACGGTTGTCGAGTTTGCGAGGAACGTTCTTGGCCTCAAAGGAGCACACTCGACGGAGATCGATCCGCAGACACCCTACCCCGTCGTTGACCTCATGCCAGAACAGAGGGGCCTCGACAAGCTCGGCGGAACTATGCGCCTCGGTGCTTATCCGGTCAAGATAAAGCCGAACACCCTTGCAAGGGAGCTCTATGGCAAGGAACTCATCTACGAGCGCCACAGACACAGGTGGGAGGTCAATCCAGAGTTCATTGAGCGCTTCGAAAAAGCCGGCCTCGTCTTCAGTGGCGTAGCGGGAGACGACGAGAGGAGGATGGAAATACTCGAGCTTCCGGAGAAGCGCTACTTCATAGCAACGCAGTTCCACCCTGAGTTCAAGTCGAGGCCGATGAACCCGGCGCCGGTCTTCAGGGGACTCGTAAAGGCGGCAAAAGAAAAGAAGTTTGGAGATTAA
- a CDS encoding M20 family metallopeptidase, translating to MNPIEEALKIKDEIIAWRRDFHMHPELKYEEERTSRIVEEHLREWGYKIKRVSTGIIADIGKGEKTIALRADMDALPVQEENDVPYRSKIPGKMHACGHDAHTAMLLGAAKIIAEHADELGGKVRLIFQPAEEGGNGALKMIEGGALDGVDAIFGFHVWMDIPSGIIGIRDGPFLAGAGIFRAIIKGKGGHGASPHETIDPIPITAETILALQTIVSRNVDPIESGVVSVTSLHGGTAFNVIPEEVELKGTIRFFKPEVGDLIVRRMKEIFDGITRAHGASYELDIEELTPPTVNDKRMADFARRVAGKYGFRYGEVKPTMGAEDFSFYLQKVPGVFLALGIKNEEKGIVHPHHHPKFDVDEDVLHLGTAMEVALAFEFLRA from the coding sequence ATGAACCCCATTGAGGAGGCCCTGAAAATTAAGGATGAGATAATAGCCTGGAGAAGGGACTTTCACATGCATCCAGAGCTGAAATACGAAGAGGAGAGGACTTCCAGAATCGTCGAGGAGCACCTGCGTGAGTGGGGATACAAAATAAAGCGCGTCAGCACTGGAATAATAGCAGACATCGGCAAAGGGGAGAAGACTATAGCCCTCCGCGCGGATATGGACGCTCTGCCGGTCCAAGAAGAGAACGACGTCCCCTACAGGTCAAAGATCCCAGGAAAGATGCACGCCTGCGGCCACGATGCTCACACTGCCATGCTCCTCGGGGCGGCGAAGATAATAGCAGAGCATGCAGACGAGCTGGGTGGAAAGGTTCGCCTAATCTTCCAGCCGGCAGAGGAAGGTGGCAACGGAGCACTGAAGATGATAGAGGGCGGAGCTCTCGATGGAGTCGATGCCATCTTTGGCTTCCACGTCTGGATGGACATACCAAGCGGGATCATAGGCATCCGTGACGGTCCGTTTCTGGCAGGGGCCGGAATATTCAGAGCCATCATCAAAGGAAAGGGCGGACACGGAGCTTCACCACATGAGACCATCGATCCGATCCCTATAACGGCCGAAACGATCCTTGCCCTGCAGACGATAGTGAGCAGGAACGTCGATCCGATAGAGAGCGGCGTCGTCAGCGTTACATCCCTCCACGGTGGGACTGCCTTCAACGTGATTCCCGAAGAGGTCGAGCTGAAAGGAACGATAAGGTTCTTCAAACCAGAGGTGGGTGATCTAATAGTGCGGAGAATGAAGGAGATATTCGATGGCATTACCCGGGCTCATGGCGCTTCATATGAACTCGACATCGAAGAGCTAACGCCGCCTACAGTGAACGATAAAAGAATGGCAGATTTTGCAAGGAGAGTTGCCGGGAAGTACGGCTTCAGATACGGTGAGGTCAAGCCGACGATGGGCGCTGAGGACTTCTCGTTCTATCTGCAAAAGGTTCCAGGGGTGTTTTTAGCGCTCGGCATAAAAAACGAGGAGAAGGGAATAGTTCATCCCCACCACCATCCGAAGTTCGATGTAGATGAGGACGTCCTGCACCTCGGAACAGCGATGGAGGTCGCCCTCGCCTTTGAGTTTCTGAGGGCGTGA
- a CDS encoding DUF555 domain-containing protein, whose protein sequence is MGDYVVVLEAPIIVRDVETSEDAINVAVSKVAKALNKEKLDFVRVEIGYSQCPVCGAHFESAFVIGSVGLVGMYLTIKVYNAQTIEHAERIAKAVIGKALKKVPLKVYEIRELTEEEEGEGVEFEE, encoded by the coding sequence ATGGGAGATTACGTAGTCGTTTTGGAGGCGCCGATTATAGTCAGGGACGTTGAAACGAGTGAGGATGCCATAAACGTTGCTGTCTCGAAGGTTGCCAAAGCGCTCAACAAGGAAAAGCTCGACTTCGTGAGGGTGGAGATTGGCTACTCCCAGTGCCCGGTCTGCGGCGCCCACTTCGAGAGCGCTTTCGTGATCGGTTCGGTCGGACTCGTAGGCATGTACCTCACGATTAAGGTTTACAATGCCCAGACCATAGAGCACGCCGAGAGGATAGCGAAGGCCGTCATCGGGAAGGCCCTCAAGAAGGTTCCGCTCAAGGTTTATGAAATTAGGGAGCTGACCGAAGAGGAAGAGGGTGAAGGAGTGGAGTTTGAGGAGTGA